One Pseudorasbora parva isolate DD20220531a chromosome 8, ASM2467924v1, whole genome shotgun sequence DNA window includes the following coding sequences:
- the thap12b gene encoding THAP domain containing 12b, translating to MPNFCAAPNCTRKSTQSDLAFFRFPRDPERCRLWVENCRRADLEEKTPDQLNKHYRLCAKHFEPAMICKTSPYRTVLRDTAIPTIFDLTSHLGNPHSRHRKRIKVLTDEEVRKIKERRLESSIEQLLSKKDCDTQDDSEPTDDVPQLTPEQKDLRDFLRSTFEVMVLIGRQNFPFRCNAREDEIRSKEEERLFTTGTFQALIENRVNAGDEFLRRRFEAAAVNEDYCPAVQQRQLLEVCERCVREEILQQVRECRFFSIVTGELVDFPEGEHLPVFLRFVDQANNLREEFIEFLSFEGEEVAVAERLESQLTKGWGLSMEDCRGQAHAGSGILGTKMKVIAAQLKEKYPMGVITPTSTCALNVHLANGMPLTGVQVVMSVLKKTNAFFKTSPLLQTELDNAISILCQGNTEKENILKEGSRSTWSDLHNVFEMAVDLMEPLLLCMDSIHDNEDLKWNDQVTNDAYAISEALADFEFIVTLVILKNALSFTRAFGKNLQGETIDVFFAANSLTAVLHSLHEVSDNLEVYHEFWFEEAVSLATSMDIPVKVPRLFLRKQQVVETMEIQTESFFKEYLTLPVMEYITQEVMDIFSENHLRALKCLSLVPAVMGQMRFNTSEETHADMYRSDLPHPDTLPAELHCWRIKWKHRGKEVSLPCTIHETLQHSDVKFFPNVNAFLKILATLPVLKLDGSHGETAQRRLQAYLTDTAVNQRCKNLAVLNINYHIKTDLEEMVQCYIKSYPEESESD from the exons ATGCCAAATTTTTGCGCCGCTCCGAACTGTACCAGGAAAAGCACTCAATCCGATTTAGCTTTCTTTAGATTTCCAAGGGATCCGGAGag ATGTAGGTTGTGGGTGGAGAACTGTCGGCGTGCAGATCTGGAGGAGAAAACTCCTGATCAGCTGAACAAGCACTACCGGCTGTGTGCAAAGCACTTTGAACCAGCCATGATATGCAAAACT AGCCCTTACAGGACAGTACTAAGGGACACTGCCATTCCCACGATTTTTGATTTAACCAGCCACCTCGGCAATCCTCACAGCAGACATCGCAAACGCATCAAAGTTCTG ACAGATGAAGAGGTTCGGAAAATCAAAGAAAGACGAT TGGAGTCTTCAATTGAACAACTGCTCTCCAAAAAAGACTGTGATACTCAGGATGACAGCGAGCCCACTGACGACGTCCCTCAACTGACACCCGAACAGAAAGACCTGAGAGACTTCTTGAGATCTACGTTTGAAGTCATGGTTTTGATAGGAAGACAAAACTTTCCATTCAGGTGCAATGCAAGAGAAGACGAAATTCGCTCTAAGGAGGAGGAAAGACTCTTCACGACAGGTACCTTTCAAGCGCTAATTGAGAACCGTGTCAATGCGGGCGATGAGTTTCTACGAAGGAGGTTCGAGGCGGCCGCTGTTAATGAGGACTATTGCCCAGCCGTTCAGCAGAGGCAGCTGCTGGAAGTCTGCGAGAGATGCGTCCGAGAAGAGATCCTTCAACAAGTCAGAGAATGCCGCTTCTTTTCGATCGTCACAGGGGAGTTAGTAGACTTCCCAGAGGGAGAACATTTGCCGGTATTCCTGCGCTTTGTGGACCAAGCCAACAATCTTAGAGAAGAATTCATAGAGTTCCTCTCATTCGAAGGAGAGGAGGTTGCTGTCGCTGAGAGATTGGAGTCTCAGTTGACGAAAGGATGGGGCCTGAGTATGGAAGACTGCAGAGGACAAGCGCATGCGGGGTCTGGTATACTTGGGACTAAGATGAAGGTCATCGCTGCTCAGCTCAAGGAGAAATATCCCATGGGGGTGATCACGCCCACTTCCACCTGTGCACTTAATGTTCATCTTGCTAACGGCATGCCTCTGACCGGAGTGCAAGTCGTGATGTCCGTTCTGAAAAAGACGAATGCGTTTTTTAAAACCTCTCCATTGCTGCAGACCGAACTCGATAACGCCATCTCCATCCTGTGTCAAGGAAACactgaaaaagaaaacattCTCAAAGAGGGATCCCGCTCCACCTGGAGTGATCTTCATAATGTGTTTGAGATGGCCGTCGATTTGATGGAGCCGCTTCTGCTGTGCATGGACAGCATACATGATAATGAGGATCTGAAATGGAACGACCAAGTCACCAATGATGCTTACGCCATTTCAGAGGCCTTGGCGGACTTTGAGTTCATCGTGACGTTGGTTATTTTGAAGAACGCCCTGTCTTTCACCAGGGCTTTTGGGAAGAACTTACAAGGAGAGACCATTGATGTGTTTTTCGCTGCCAACAGCCTAACAGCCGTACTGCATTCGTTGCACGAGGTATCGGACAATCTGGAAGTGTACCACGAATTCTGGTTTGAAGAGGCTGTCAGTTTGGCGACTTCAATGGATATCCCAGTCAAAGTCCCGAGGTTGTTTCTTCGGAAGCAACAGGTGGTTGAGACCATGGAAATACAGACGGAGTCGTTCTTTAAAGAGTATCTTACACTGCCGGTTATGGAGTACATCACGCAGGAGGTCATGGACATATTCTCTGAGAATCATCTCAGGGCGCTCAAGTGCTTGTCTCTCGTCCCCGCCGTCATGGGCCAAATGAGGTTCAACACTTCCGAGGAGACCCATGCGGACATGTACAGGAGCGATCTGCCCCATCCGGACACGTTGCCAGCTGAGCTGCATTGTTGGAGGATAAAATGGAAACACAGAGGCAAGGAAGTGAGCTTGCCGTGCACCATTCACGAAACCCTTCAACACTCTGACGTGAAGTTCTTCCCAAATgttaatgcatttttgaaaatattaGCCACGTTGCCGGTACTGAAGCTTGATGGAAGTCACGGTGAAACTGCCCAAAGACGCTTGCAAGCTTACCTCACAGACACTGCGGTGAACCAGAGGTGTAAGAATCTGGCTGTGCTAAACATCAATTACCATATAAAGACAGACCTGGAAGAAATGGTTCAGTGCTATATCAAAAGTTACCCAGAAGAAAGTGAAAGCGATTAA